In Trifolium pratense cultivar HEN17-A07 linkage group LG7, ARS_RC_1.1, whole genome shotgun sequence, a genomic segment contains:
- the LOC123897515 gene encoding proline transporter 2-like — protein MGKGCGEMNDPNKIHDDTVEIPETAHQISSDSWLQVAFILTTGINSAYVLGYSGTIMVPLGWVGGVVGLFLATLISLYANALVAMLHEFGGTRHIRYRDLAGYIYGKRAYKITWALQYINLFMINTGFIILAGSALKAAYTLFRDDGQLKLPYCIAIAGLVCALFAICIPHLSALGIWLGFSTVFSMAYIIIAFALSIKDGIQSPPRDYGIPLSGSNKVFETIGASANLVFAYNTGMLPEIQATIKQPVVKNMMKSLYFQFTVGVVPLYMITFAGYWAYGASTDAYLLNNVNGPVWVKALANITAFLQSVIALHIFASPMYEYLDTKNAIKGSALNIKNLSFRILVRGGYLAFNTFVAALLPFLGDFMSLTGAISTFPLTFILANHMYLVAKKDRLSSLQKLWHWINIVFFSIASVAATVAALRLISVDSKTYHIFADI, from the exons ATGGGAAAAGGATGCGGTGAAATGAATGATCCAAACAAGATACACGATGATACTGTTGAAATCCCAGAAACTGCACATCAAATTAGCAGCG ATTCATGGCTTCAAGTGGCATTTATCCTAACCACCGGAATAAACAGTGCTTATGTGCTCGGATATTCCGGAACCATCATGGTTCCACTTGGTTGGGTAGGGGGTGTAGTTGGTCTTTTTCTTGCTACCTTAATATCACTCTATGCTAATGCTCTTGTTGCTATGCTCCATGAATTTGGAGGAACAAGGCACATTAGATATAGAGATCTTGCTGGCTATATATACG GTAAAAGGGCATATAAAATTACTTGGGCACTGCAGTATATCAATCTTTTTATGATTAATACTGGTTTCATCATTTTGGCTGGTTCAGCCTTGAAA GCTGCTTATACCTTGTTTAGAGATGATGGTCAGCTGAAGCTTCCCTATTGTATTGCCATAGCTGGACTTGTGTGTGCATTGTTTGCCATTTGTATTCCTCATCTTTCAGCTCTTGGAATTTGGCTGGGATTTTCAACAGTCTTCAGCATGGCATACATTATCATAGCATTTGCGCTATCAATTAAAGATG GAATACAATCACCACCCCGAGATTACGGTATTCCATTAAGTGGTTCAAATAAGGTATTTGAAACAATTGGGGCGTCTGCTAACCTAGTGTTTGCATACAATACCGGCATGCTTCCTGAGATACAG GCAACAATAAAGCAGCCAGTTGTCAAGAACATGATGAAATCCCTGTACTTTCAGTTTACAGTCGGAGTTGTACCATTGTACATGATTACCTTTGCAGGATACTGGGCTTATGGAGCTTCGACAGACGCCTATTTACTGAATAATGTGAATGGTCCAGTTTGGGTGAAGGCTTTGGCCAATATTACAGCCTTCCTTCAATCAGTCATTGCATTACAT ATATTTGCAAGTCCAATGTATGAGTATTTGGATACAAAAAATGCGATCAAAGGAAGTGCATTGAATATTAAGAACTTGTCATTTAGAATCCTGGTAAGAGGTGGCTACCTGGCCTTTAATACATTTGTGGCGGCTCTCCTTCCATTCCTCGGAGATTTCATGAGCCTCACGGGAGCAATCAGCACGTTTCCCCTTACATTTATTCTTGCAAATCATATGTATCTAGTGGCGAAAAAGGACAGACTATCAAGTTTGCAGAAACTCTGGCACTGGATCAACATTGTTTTCTTTAGCATAGCATCTGTGGCAGCAACAGTTGCAGCACTACGGCTTATTTCTGTAGACTCCAAAACATACCATATTTTTGCAGATATTTGA